The following coding sequences are from one Terrimicrobium sacchariphilum window:
- a CDS encoding response regulator translates to MKGKAASEKKLRVLLVENHPDTLECLTFYLEDLGHTVLTATCLAEAMKVLPDSQCDVLISDIGLPDGTGWDLLEKTTLPHPIFAVAMSGFGSKSDHSRSLSAGYRHHLLKPLTPAQLDQVLAEAIETRRPSSPAT, encoded by the coding sequence ATGAAAGGAAAAGCGGCGTCCGAAAAAAAGCTGAGAGTCCTCCTCGTTGAGAATCATCCGGATACCCTGGAGTGCCTGACCTTTTACCTGGAAGACCTCGGGCATACCGTGCTCACTGCGACCTGTCTGGCGGAGGCCATGAAAGTATTGCCTGACTCGCAATGCGATGTCCTGATCTCCGATATCGGCCTCCCCGACGGCACGGGATGGGACTTGCTGGAGAAAACGACGCTGCCCCATCCCATCTTTGCCGTGGCCATGAGTGGATTTGGCAGCAAGTCGGACCACTCGCGGAGTCTATCGGCAGGATACCGGCATCACCTGCTAAAACCGCTGACGCCGGCGCAATTGGACCAGGTTCTCGCAGAGGCCATCGAAACCCGGAGACCATCCTCTCCGGCTACCTAG
- a CDS encoding helix-turn-helix domain-containing protein produces the protein MAGRKGAKAGERKNLFGAKLKAFRLAQGIALRDMAARLEAKGWEVSEGTWGHVEAGRRVLSDIELALALKVLRRKFRDLD, from the coding sequence ATGGCCGGTCGTAAAGGCGCGAAGGCTGGAGAGCGTAAAAACCTCTTCGGAGCCAAGCTCAAGGCATTTCGCCTTGCGCAGGGCATCGCTTTGCGCGACATGGCTGCCCGCCTGGAGGCCAAAGGCTGGGAGGTATCTGAGGGTACCTGGGGCCATGTAGAAGCAGGCCGACGCGTTCTGAGCGACATCGAGTTGGCCCTCGCTCTCAAAGTCCTTCGCAGGAAGTTCCGGGATCTAGACTAG
- a CDS encoding RusA family crossover junction endodeoxyribonuclease → MKNRNLEGPIFLSLVFRLPRPKHHFETAKNSRKLKDSAPNRHTKKPDLNNLEMGLNDALNAIEAWGDNCQVCSVQKTKIYVEGLELHYPR, encoded by the coding sequence CTGAAGAACAGAAATCTTGAAGGCCCGATTTTCTTATCGCTCGTTTTCAGGCTTCCTCGTCCGAAACACCACTTCGAAACCGCAAAGAACTCCAGAAAGCTAAAAGACTCCGCCCCGAACAGGCATACCAAAAAGCCCGATCTCAACAACCTCGAGATGGGACTCAATGACGCATTGAACGCCATCGAGGCATGGGGAGACAACTGTCAGGTCTGCTCAGTCCAAAAGACAAAAATCTACGTGGAAGGCCTAGAGCTCCACTATCCGAGGTGA
- a CDS encoding NAD+ synthase yields the protein MKIGFAQLNTTVGDFAGNCERILSAYKKLASEGADIILTPELSITGYPPQDLLFKSQFVPRNLEALAELQKAVTRAALVVGFVDLNTSSHGKPFRNAAAVLQPGIQPAIVHKTLLPTYDVFDEARYFEPAVHHSPVEIRGESFGVTICEDIWTGEYLPRPLYANDPVRELTAAGVAAILNLSASPFALGKPRQRTAMIEELARKYEIPFYYCNAVGGNDQLVFDGNSLAVSASGKTFWRGASFTEELSVIDENDLQEGLKPARSDMADLYDALVLGLRDYMGKCGFKSCVLGLSGGIDSALTAVLAAEAVGRSNVLGVAMPTQYSSQHSVGDAELLARNLGIRYLKIPIQESFQAFLGQMNPVFEGLKEDTTEENMQARLRGLTLMSLSNKFGSLLLTTGNKSELAVGYCTLYGDMCGGLAVISDVPKTVVYELSEYINRNGDIIPRNTIVKPPSAELRPDQKDQDTLPPYDLLDSILSLYVEENLSGADIIQKGFDADTVRWIIRRVDLNEYKREQAAPGLKVTGRAFGMGRRMPIAQKFVA from the coding sequence ATGAAGATCGGCTTTGCCCAGCTCAATACGACCGTCGGCGACTTCGCCGGGAATTGTGAACGCATCCTCTCGGCCTACAAGAAGCTGGCCTCGGAGGGCGCTGATATCATCCTGACGCCGGAACTCTCAATCACCGGCTATCCGCCGCAGGACCTGCTCTTCAAATCGCAGTTCGTTCCCCGCAATCTCGAGGCCCTCGCGGAGTTGCAAAAGGCCGTGACGCGAGCTGCGCTGGTGGTCGGTTTTGTCGATCTCAACACTTCCAGCCATGGGAAGCCGTTTCGCAATGCCGCCGCTGTGCTCCAGCCAGGCATCCAGCCCGCCATCGTCCACAAGACCTTGCTGCCGACCTACGATGTGTTTGACGAGGCCCGGTATTTTGAACCCGCCGTCCACCACTCTCCTGTTGAGATCCGGGGCGAGAGCTTTGGCGTCACGATCTGCGAGGATATCTGGACCGGGGAATACCTCCCCCGCCCACTCTACGCGAATGATCCCGTGCGGGAACTGACGGCGGCAGGAGTGGCGGCCATCCTCAATCTCAGCGCCTCGCCCTTTGCCCTCGGCAAACCCCGCCAGCGGACAGCGATGATCGAGGAACTCGCCCGCAAATACGAAATCCCCTTTTACTACTGCAATGCCGTCGGGGGGAATGACCAGCTCGTCTTTGATGGCAACTCGCTGGCTGTCTCCGCGAGCGGAAAGACATTCTGGCGCGGCGCATCTTTCACCGAGGAGCTCAGCGTGATCGACGAGAACGACCTCCAGGAGGGCCTGAAGCCCGCTCGCTCCGACATGGCCGACCTTTACGACGCCCTCGTCCTCGGCCTGCGGGACTACATGGGGAAATGCGGGTTCAAGTCCTGTGTCCTGGGGTTGAGCGGCGGCATCGACTCCGCCCTCACTGCTGTCCTAGCCGCGGAAGCGGTCGGCCGCAGCAATGTCCTGGGAGTTGCCATGCCGACGCAATACTCGTCCCAGCACAGCGTGGGCGATGCCGAGCTCCTCGCCCGCAATCTCGGCATTCGTTACCTGAAAATCCCGATCCAGGAGAGTTTTCAGGCCTTCCTCGGCCAGATGAATCCGGTCTTTGAAGGGCTGAAGGAGGATACGACAGAGGAAAACATGCAGGCCCGCCTGCGAGGCCTCACCCTCATGTCGCTTTCCAACAAGTTCGGCAGCCTGCTCCTGACCACGGGCAACAAGAGCGAGCTGGCCGTAGGGTATTGCACCCTCTACGGGGACATGTGCGGAGGATTGGCCGTGATCTCCGATGTCCCCAAGACAGTCGTTTACGAACTCTCCGAGTACATCAATCGCAATGGCGACATCATCCCCCGCAACACGATCGTCAAACCTCCCAGCGCCGAGCTGCGCCCGGACCAAAAGGATCAGGATACACTCCCGCCCTATGATCTGCTCGATTCCATACTCTCCCTTTACGTGGAGGAAAATCTCTCCGGCGCAGACATCATCCAGAAAGGATTCGATGCCGATACGGTGCGGTGGATCATTCGCCGGGTGGACCTCAATGAGTACAAACGCGAGCAGGCGGCCCCGGGATTGAAGGTCACCGGCCGCGCCTTTGGGATGGGTCGACGCATGCCGATTGCCCAGAAGTTTGTGGCCTGA
- a CDS encoding OsmC family protein yields MITNTASAHWEGNLNDGKGTITTKSKVLDQTPYSFKARFENGSGTNPEELIAAAHAGCFTMALSLFLGNAGFTPKALNTTAEVILEQVKSAWAVTKVHLSLEAEVPGIDAEKFDELAAFAKANCPISKLLNATITLDAKLIS; encoded by the coding sequence ATGATCACAAATACCGCCTCTGCACACTGGGAAGGTAACCTCAACGATGGCAAGGGAACCATCACAACGAAGAGCAAGGTGCTCGATCAGACGCCTTACTCGTTCAAGGCTCGTTTCGAGAATGGCTCGGGAACCAATCCCGAGGAGTTGATCGCGGCTGCTCACGCCGGATGTTTCACGATGGCGCTGAGCCTTTTCCTCGGCAACGCAGGTTTCACGCCGAAGGCGCTCAATACCACTGCCGAGGTCATCCTCGAGCAGGTCAAGAGCGCGTGGGCCGTGACCAAGGTGCATCTTTCTCTCGAGGCAGAAGTGCCGGGCATCGACGCGGAGAAATTTGACGAGCTCGCGGCGTTCGCCAAGGCAAACTGCCCGATCTCGAAGCTCCTCAATGCGACGATCACGCTCGATGCTAAGCTGATCTCCTGA
- a CDS encoding DoxX family protein — MSSNPVYLFFRTPPSFGPFFLRMALVAIFLYQGGQKAFGWFGGEGWMATVHAWTSAEGVNVPVILISAAIIAELLVVVLLFFGLLTRLGGLLVVILMGAAIFYVHGGTTFENVQLPLTILSSGLALLFLGGGHLSIDRAIGSNLLPTIG, encoded by the coding sequence GTGTCGAGCAATCCGGTGTATCTTTTCTTTCGGACTCCGCCGAGTTTTGGCCCGTTTTTTCTCCGGATGGCCTTGGTGGCGATATTCCTCTATCAGGGCGGTCAAAAAGCGTTCGGCTGGTTCGGAGGGGAGGGGTGGATGGCCACGGTCCATGCCTGGACCTCCGCCGAGGGCGTGAATGTTCCCGTTATCCTGATCTCGGCAGCCATCATTGCAGAGCTCCTCGTTGTGGTGCTTCTGTTCTTTGGTCTTCTCACTCGCCTGGGCGGTCTGCTGGTAGTGATTCTCATGGGGGCGGCCATTTTTTACGTTCATGGTGGGACGACCTTTGAAAACGTCCAGCTCCCGCTGACTATCCTATCCTCGGGCCTGGCCTTGCTTTTCCTCGGCGGCGGTCACCTTTCCATCGATCGGGCAATCGGCTCCAATCTTCTGCCAACTATCGGATAA
- a CDS encoding prepilin-type N-terminal cleavage/methylation domain-containing protein: protein MRSKAFTLIELLIVIAIIGILMALLFPAVGSAITAARKAQARNDAVQIATACRAYETEYGVGPWGTNSFTEVRGALLDALMGTNARRIIFIEVPYYKSGKGGYTNGAFLDPWGGPYQIAYDTNYSSDIQNAGTNGKAKVRSMYAVWTDPSKQDPKKTNNIPPDRRYVESW from the coding sequence ATGCGCTCGAAAGCCTTTACGCTCATAGAACTCCTGATCGTCATCGCGATCATAGGTATCCTGATGGCTCTCCTTTTCCCGGCGGTTGGATCAGCCATTACAGCTGCAAGGAAGGCGCAGGCTCGAAATGACGCGGTGCAGATCGCTACCGCGTGTCGAGCCTACGAAACCGAGTACGGCGTTGGTCCATGGGGAACCAACAGCTTCACCGAGGTGAGAGGCGCGTTGCTCGATGCACTCATGGGAACGAACGCCAGAAGGATCATTTTCATCGAGGTTCCGTACTACAAATCCGGTAAGGGAGGGTATACGAATGGCGCGTTTCTCGATCCGTGGGGAGGGCCGTACCAGATCGCCTACGACACGAACTACTCCAGCGACATCCAAAATGCAGGGACGAACGGCAAGGCAAAAGTTAGGTCGATGTACGCTGTATGGACCGATCCAAGTAAGCAGGATCCGAAGAAAACGAACAACATACCGCCTGATCGGAGATATGTTGAGTCGTGGTGA
- a CDS encoding putative Ig domain-containing protein, translated as MFGVRPGSPVLYTIPATGERPIAFSADNLPPGLALDASNGFITGTLKEKGEYRLTLHATNRLGSARKAFRIIVGDTIALTPPMGWNSWNCWGASVSQEKVLSSARALVEKGLRDHGWSYINIDDGWQGKRGGVFNGIQANPKFPDISELADDIHRMGLRFGIYSTPWNVTYAGHIGSYADHEDGSYTWISSGQHNENFKINRNGNKPDDVGKKEEIDGSHSFVLNDVSQWAAWGVDFLKYDWHVIDVPRVKEMHDALAAASRDIVYSLSNSAPVEEAANFARYSNLWRTTGDIEDSWKSMSTIGFNQDQWAPYSGPGHWNDPDMLIVGHVGWGNPHPTTLTPDEQYTHISLWSLLAAPLLIGCDLSALDDFTLSLLTNDEVIEVNQDPLGKQGICVAKDGDLRVYVKPLEDGSLAVGLFNLGAQNAEVTASWADLKISGRQRVRNLWTQKDIGTYEDSFRSSVASHGVVFLRLFPEE; from the coding sequence GTGTTTGGAGTCCGTCCGGGTTCGCCGGTGCTTTATACGATCCCCGCTACGGGTGAACGACCCATTGCCTTCTCCGCCGACAATCTGCCCCCCGGTCTCGCCCTCGACGCTTCGAATGGTTTCATCACCGGTACCCTCAAGGAAAAAGGAGAATATCGGCTCACCCTGCATGCGACAAACCGCCTCGGCAGCGCACGTAAGGCTTTTCGTATCATCGTGGGGGATACGATCGCCCTTACTCCGCCGATGGGATGGAATAGCTGGAACTGCTGGGGGGCATCAGTGAGCCAGGAAAAGGTACTGAGTTCCGCTCGTGCTCTCGTGGAAAAGGGCCTGCGCGATCACGGGTGGAGCTACATAAATATCGACGATGGCTGGCAGGGAAAACGCGGTGGCGTATTCAACGGCATTCAAGCCAATCCAAAATTTCCCGATATCAGCGAACTCGCCGATGATATTCACAGGATGGGGTTGCGGTTTGGGATTTACTCCACACCGTGGAATGTCACCTATGCCGGTCACATCGGTTCGTATGCAGACCATGAAGATGGCAGCTACACGTGGATCTCCAGCGGACAGCATAACGAGAACTTTAAAATCAACCGCAACGGCAACAAGCCTGACGATGTCGGAAAGAAGGAAGAGATCGATGGCTCCCATTCCTTTGTCCTCAACGATGTCTCACAATGGGCGGCTTGGGGAGTGGATTTCCTGAAGTACGACTGGCACGTGATCGATGTTCCCCGGGTGAAAGAAATGCACGATGCGTTGGCCGCCGCATCCCGCGATATCGTTTACAGCCTGTCGAATAGCGCACCTGTGGAGGAGGCGGCAAATTTTGCCCGCTATTCCAATCTCTGGCGCACCACGGGTGACATCGAGGACTCATGGAAAAGCATGAGTACGATCGGATTCAATCAGGATCAGTGGGCTCCCTACTCCGGGCCCGGTCATTGGAACGATCCCGACATGCTGATCGTGGGACATGTGGGATGGGGCAATCCCCATCCCACCACGTTGACTCCCGACGAACAGTATACGCACATCTCCCTATGGTCCTTGCTGGCGGCTCCCCTGCTGATCGGCTGCGACCTCTCGGCGCTGGATGATTTTACCCTCAGCCTCCTGACCAATGACGAAGTGATCGAGGTCAACCAGGACCCGCTCGGCAAACAGGGAATCTGCGTCGCCAAGGACGGGGACCTCCGCGTTTATGTCAAGCCGTTGGAAGACGGCTCCCTGGCGGTCGGCCTTTTCAATCTCGGAGCGCAAAACGCCGAGGTCACGGCGTCATGGGCCGATCTCAAAATCTCGGGCAGGCAGCGCGTGCGGAATCTCTGGACGCAAAAGGACATCGGGACGTACGAGGACAGTTTTCGCTCTTCCGTCGCCTCCCATGGCGTCGTGTTCCTCCGCCTTTTCCCGGAGGAGTGA
- a CDS encoding cation diffusion facilitator family transporter: MIDTGKTLALGMLTLCVNIVLMAVKISVGIIGNSYAMIADGIESAGDILSSIITWAGFQLSLRPADEDHPYGHGKIESLAGFFSGAALLIAAVVIGWHSVLEILTPHHAPAWFTLPVLFGVVIAKWTLSRVIQKVNKQVDSRALEGDAWHHLSDAITSGAAAIGIAVALIGGPGWESADDYAALLACGIIIVNGTIIAKNALHDVLDGNVSEDLINEMRSIAAQVDGVRKIEKCRIRKSGIGMFIELHVWIDGDLSVWEGHRIGHLVKNRVQNEVPRVIDTVVHIEPASGDHESADDASTSATVS, translated from the coding sequence ATGATCGATACAGGTAAGACCCTCGCCCTCGGCATGTTGACTCTTTGCGTCAACATCGTCCTGATGGCGGTAAAGATATCCGTCGGCATCATCGGCAATTCCTACGCCATGATTGCTGATGGCATTGAGTCTGCCGGAGACATCCTGTCGTCGATTATCACCTGGGCAGGGTTTCAGCTGTCCCTTCGTCCAGCCGATGAGGATCACCCTTACGGACATGGCAAGATAGAGTCTCTCGCCGGATTCTTTTCGGGTGCCGCTCTTTTGATAGCGGCTGTCGTGATCGGATGGCACTCCGTACTGGAGATTTTGACGCCTCACCATGCTCCTGCGTGGTTTACGCTGCCGGTTCTTTTCGGCGTGGTCATTGCCAAATGGACCCTTTCCCGGGTCATTCAGAAAGTGAACAAGCAGGTGGATAGCCGTGCGCTGGAAGGGGACGCCTGGCATCATCTCTCCGACGCAATTACCTCGGGAGCGGCGGCCATCGGTATCGCTGTTGCCTTAATCGGTGGCCCCGGCTGGGAATCTGCGGACGATTACGCAGCATTGCTGGCCTGCGGCATCATCATCGTGAATGGGACCATCATCGCGAAAAACGCGCTCCATGACGTGCTGGACGGGAACGTCTCGGAAGACCTGATTAACGAAATGCGATCCATCGCAGCGCAGGTGGACGGCGTGCGCAAAATCGAGAAATGTCGCATCCGCAAGAGCGGTATCGGCATGTTTATCGAACTCCACGTCTGGATTGATGGAGACCTCAGTGTTTGGGAAGGGCACCGCATCGGGCATCTCGTAAAAAATCGAGTTCAGAACGAAGTCCCTAGGGTCATCGACACCGTCGTGCATATAGAGCCTGCCTCAGGCGACCACGAGAGCGCAGACGACGCCTCAACATCGGCGACGGTGAGCTGA
- a CDS encoding CAAX prenyl protease-related protein gives MSGRKSLPPPLLAYTAPFVVFLLFLAMEQGISSLGAESGQWWLATPKYWVFPLQTLVCGGILLYFWRHYQFGPLAPGWIGVLGGLVILGLWIAPQAVLGFAPRTTGGFDPYTLGAEGTTPLLMIAARFARLVIVVPLVEEIFWRGFLMRYLIKEDFQKVPFGAYSHLSFFGVAGLFMLVHSQADWPAAFLSGIIFNAIAVKTKSLFACIVAHAVANLGLGMYIMTTRQWGFW, from the coding sequence ATGTCCGGCCGCAAATCTCTCCCACCGCCGCTCCTGGCCTACACGGCTCCGTTCGTCGTGTTCCTGTTGTTCCTCGCCATGGAGCAGGGAATTTCATCGCTCGGGGCAGAGTCCGGCCAATGGTGGCTGGCGACTCCAAAGTACTGGGTCTTCCCACTCCAGACTCTGGTTTGCGGCGGGATATTGCTTTATTTCTGGCGGCATTACCAGTTTGGCCCGCTGGCCCCGGGTTGGATCGGCGTTCTCGGCGGGCTGGTGATTCTCGGCCTCTGGATCGCCCCGCAGGCGGTCCTCGGCTTTGCTCCTCGGACGACGGGCGGGTTTGACCCCTACACGTTAGGTGCGGAGGGAACCACGCCCCTCTTAATGATCGCTGCCCGGTTCGCCCGCCTCGTGATCGTGGTCCCGCTGGTGGAAGAGATTTTCTGGCGAGGCTTCCTTATGCGCTACCTGATCAAGGAGGACTTTCAGAAAGTCCCCTTCGGCGCGTACTCCCACCTGTCATTTTTTGGCGTTGCGGGGTTGTTTATGCTGGTGCACAGCCAGGCCGACTGGCCCGCGGCGTTTCTCTCCGGTATCATTTTCAACGCCATTGCCGTGAAGACGAAGAGCCTGTTTGCCTGTATAGTGGCCCATGCCGTGGCTAATCTCGGCCTCGGGATGTACATCATGACAACGCGACAGTGGGGATTCTGGTAG
- a CDS encoding GreA/GreB family elongation factor gives MNTIQVTQNDYNTLMELLARNPGETNDEKTRQGALLSELLRADILPEAEIAPDVITLRRRARLVELESGDVLDYTLVLPQEADVSEGRISILAPLGTAMLGFRRGDVFEWTMPGGTMKLKVENVLRG, from the coding sequence ATGAACACGATCCAAGTCACTCAAAACGACTACAACACCTTGATGGAACTCCTCGCCCGCAATCCGGGCGAAACGAACGATGAAAAGACGCGGCAGGGCGCCCTGCTCAGCGAGTTGCTTCGGGCAGATATATTGCCGGAGGCGGAGATTGCGCCCGATGTCATTACCCTGCGACGCCGGGCTCGCCTGGTGGAGTTGGAGTCGGGCGATGTGCTCGACTACACGCTCGTGTTGCCGCAGGAGGCCGACGTGAGCGAGGGACGTATTTCGATTCTCGCGCCGCTCGGCACCGCAATGCTGGGATTTCGCCGCGGCGACGTCTTTGAGTGGACGATGCCGGGAGGCACCATGAAACTAAAGGTCGAGAACGTCCTGCGCGGCTAG
- a CDS encoding Rid family hydrolase codes for MSVPKTVSLLQRSHGRSWRETLLESSGNRVRVATGNGLAEDIRGSLPAEMGRDRRAMQYVFGPARGELPEGAIRLLPQQHGVTLADENSPVSFQFFEVNGASAAPVCFEGRINGVVWEDDLARYCQVGDLYPMDLAARPGVQCRQLYEVFERVLEAHGFVFTDCIRTWLYPSNVLDWYDTLNEVRTRFYEERGVFDRIVPASTGIGAGNTRGAAIVGSLLAVKPKGPGLTLHRHSSPLQCSAEDYGSSFSRAVEVRHPEFRELYVSGTASIEPGGLTIHVGDIERQIQLSLDVMEAILKKQQFSWADVSRSIAYFKHKNEHLPVFQKIARERALPDFSMVCFQADICRPDLLFEIEADAIAVS; via the coding sequence ATGTCTGTTCCTAAAACTGTCTCATTGCTGCAACGTTCTCATGGGCGCTCCTGGCGGGAGACCTTGCTGGAGTCGTCTGGCAACAGAGTGCGTGTTGCCACCGGGAATGGCCTTGCTGAAGACATCCGGGGCTCGTTACCCGCGGAGATGGGGCGGGATCGTCGAGCCATGCAGTATGTCTTTGGCCCCGCGAGAGGGGAGTTGCCTGAGGGAGCCATTCGGTTACTGCCTCAGCAGCACGGAGTGACTCTGGCTGATGAGAATTCGCCAGTTTCTTTTCAGTTTTTCGAAGTCAACGGGGCAAGTGCCGCTCCGGTTTGCTTTGAAGGGCGGATCAATGGCGTGGTTTGGGAAGATGACCTGGCGAGATATTGTCAGGTTGGCGACTTGTATCCGATGGACCTCGCGGCAAGGCCGGGAGTGCAGTGTCGGCAGCTATATGAAGTCTTCGAGCGAGTTCTCGAAGCACATGGCTTCGTTTTTACAGATTGCATCCGCACCTGGCTGTATCCGAGTAATGTGCTGGACTGGTACGACACCTTGAACGAAGTGCGCACCCGCTTTTACGAGGAGCGAGGAGTCTTTGACCGTATCGTTCCCGCCAGTACAGGGATCGGGGCAGGGAATACGCGCGGAGCGGCGATTGTCGGCAGCCTTCTTGCTGTGAAACCCAAGGGGCCGGGGTTGACCTTGCACCGGCATTCCTCGCCATTGCAATGCTCGGCGGAGGACTATGGCAGTTCATTCAGCCGGGCGGTGGAGGTGAGGCATCCAGAGTTCCGCGAACTTTATGTGTCGGGTACCGCCTCGATCGAGCCGGGCGGGTTAACGATTCATGTCGGCGATATCGAGAGGCAGATCCAATTGAGCCTCGACGTGATGGAGGCAATCTTGAAGAAGCAGCAATTTTCCTGGGCGGATGTTTCCCGATCCATTGCCTATTTCAAGCACAAGAACGAGCACCTTCCGGTGTTCCAGAAAATCGCGCGGGAACGGGCATTGCCGGATTTTTCGATGGTCTGCTTTCAGGCCGATATCTGCCGACCTGACCTGCTTTTTGAGATCGAGGCAGATGCGATTGCGGTTTCCTGA
- a CDS encoding serine hydrolase domain-containing protein, whose amino-acid sequence MKKHGLVWLIAASAAFVTSGAPATERGNSDLVFQGKSIDQMVVEYMREKKIPGLSVAIVQAPYITRVTGYGYSDTGRKLLSASRTLFQIGQMAEAYTAVAVLQLVEDGKVKLDDPIEQHVPLTPAPWHGVTVRQLLQHQSGLPDYTKATPKNPGDPPAQMFQAVAEQGPLFPPGSQYAPSATDYLLLQLLIETASGQSYESFVRARQFDRLGLKETFFAGEIPQLPRDLPEGGEKPKKFLQEAVFINPVEPATGYRDDDLKPVPLSDALFRSAIYASASDISFWDIALAGDLMLKNADLKKLVFTPASIKTDIPTSGPWRFPGRPGLMIASGSADGFSSVLCRFTDPKDLLCVTVLANREGIDLEPLALQIAGAYDPSLGPKPKATPAATPTPAPATSPTPAPKPTTTPVPKPSSTPTATP is encoded by the coding sequence ATGAAAAAACACGGCCTTGTGTGGCTCATCGCAGCATCTGCTGCATTCGTAACTTCTGGAGCTCCGGCGACCGAACGCGGCAACTCCGACCTCGTTTTCCAGGGAAAATCCATCGACCAGATGGTCGTCGAGTACATGCGGGAAAAGAAAATCCCGGGCCTCTCCGTGGCCATAGTACAGGCTCCGTACATCACGCGTGTCACCGGCTACGGATATTCCGATACGGGCCGCAAGCTCCTCAGCGCCTCCCGGACCTTGTTTCAGATCGGGCAGATGGCCGAGGCCTACACAGCGGTAGCCGTGCTCCAACTGGTCGAGGACGGCAAGGTCAAGCTGGATGATCCCATCGAGCAGCACGTCCCCCTCACCCCGGCACCATGGCACGGCGTGACGGTCCGCCAGTTGCTTCAGCATCAATCCGGCCTGCCTGACTACACAAAGGCCACTCCGAAAAACCCGGGAGATCCGCCGGCCCAGATGTTCCAGGCAGTCGCCGAGCAGGGACCTCTTTTCCCTCCCGGTTCCCAATACGCACCGAGCGCCACGGATTACCTGCTCCTTCAGCTTCTCATCGAGACAGCGAGCGGACAGAGTTACGAGAGTTTCGTTCGCGCCCGCCAGTTTGACCGGCTGGGACTCAAGGAAACCTTCTTCGCCGGAGAAATCCCCCAGTTACCCCGTGACCTGCCTGAGGGCGGCGAGAAGCCGAAAAAATTTCTCCAGGAGGCTGTCTTCATCAATCCTGTGGAACCCGCCACCGGCTACCGGGACGATGACCTGAAACCTGTCCCCCTTTCCGACGCCCTCTTTCGCTCCGCCATTTACGCCTCGGCCTCCGATATCAGCTTCTGGGACATCGCACTGGCTGGTGACCTGATGCTGAAAAATGCCGACCTCAAGAAGCTCGTCTTCACCCCGGCCAGCATCAAGACAGACATCCCGACCTCCGGCCCATGGCGCTTTCCGGGGCGTCCCGGTCTCATGATTGCCTCGGGTAGCGCAGATGGATTCTCGTCCGTGCTCTGCCGCTTCACCGACCCCAAGGACCTGCTTTGCGTGACCGTCCTCGCCAACCGCGAGGGCATCGACCTTGAGCCGCTCGCCCTGCAAATCGCTGGTGCTTACGATCCCTCGCTCGGTCCCAAGCCAAAAGCCACCCCCGCCGCCACGCCCACTCCTGCACCCGCAACCTCGCCCACTCCAGCCCCGAAACCGACGACAACGCCTGTCCCGAAGCCCTCATCGACTCCGACTGCCACCCCGTAA